DNA sequence from the Suricata suricatta isolate VVHF042 chromosome 5, meerkat_22Aug2017_6uvM2_HiC, whole genome shotgun sequence genome:
GCAACTACGGCAACTCCTGTGGCTATGGCTGTGGCTATGGCACTGGCTGTGGCTGTGGCCCCTATTATGGCTGTGGCTATGGAACAGGCTATGGCTGTGGATATGGTACCAGATATGGCTGTGGCTATGGCTGTGGATATGGCTCCTGTTGTGGCTATGGCACTGGATATGGCTGTGGCtatggctctggctctggctgctGTGGCTACCGGCCATCTTGCTATAGAAGATGTTATTCTTTTTGCTGTTAGAACGTCACTGCCAAAGGCACGTTTTGCTTCTGAAACACATGGCTTGAGAGGACTGATTCAAGGATCCGTACCCCAATAGTTTTATATCCCAAAAGTTCCATGCTTGAGGAAGATTTGACCCCCAGTTAACATTTATATGAAGGCATCTTGTGGCTGAAGGGTACATGGTATCAACtgagtattttccaaatgttaatttttagtCCCTTAATCTGGATTCTATATTGAGACTGTGGCAACAATTCTGAAGTCCCACAGTTAGGCTAATCCCTtattctcaataaaaatgttcattcctTCCAAGCTACCTCTGTGTTCTTGCTTGTGAATGACTCCTTTTTGGAGGTGTTATGGCCTCTCTTGAAGATCAGGCAACAATATGTGTCATAAACCTGGGGTTCTTCCTAGATATAATACAAGCATTTCTTCTCTAATGTGCACCAGAGATGATGTCTTCTTCACCTATTTCTTGTATCCGTAACACTGCAACACAAATCACACTGTGTAAGAATTATGTCCTTGAAATCACACTGTATCTAGAATAGAACTGGAGGCTGGAGGTG
Encoded proteins:
- the LOC115291074 gene encoding keratin-associated protein 21-1-like; translation: MCCNYGNSCGYGCGYGTGCGCGPYYGCGYGTGYGCGYGTRYGCGYGCGYGSCCGYGTGYGCGYGSGSGCCGYRPSCYRRCYSFCC